In Oryctolagus cuniculus chromosome 18, mOryCun1.1, whole genome shotgun sequence, the DNA window gctgggtttgaatcccagctccctgTGTCCTATGGCCCGATTTCCCCTCTGTGCCTCGGCATCttcttctgtgaaatgggctcGCAGTGTTTATCCCCAGTGTGGTGGATTAAGTGGGTTCCCTTCTACAAAGCCCCTGTCCGCAGGCCTGGCTCAGACAGGCGTGGTGGGTGGGTGAGCTGCTATTTTTACTTCGTGGCACACCGCGTGGCCGTGCAAACACAGACGGCATTGACGACGCAAGCAGCCATCCCTGccactcctctctgcctctccccactgctgcccagcgccgcccaggtctcctgcacacCCTCTGACCACCAGCCAGCCACCTGGGGACCTGGCTTTTCTCAGCCTTCCAGGAGGAAGTGGCTGATGCAAGACAGCCAGGGTGTTGAGTGTGCTCCCGGGTAGGGCTGAGGCCCGTCCTGCCCCCATCCCAGCCTGCCTCGGGAGACTGGCTGTCCTCGTCCCCAGCCCGCCACCCCTGGGGGGCTTGGGGCTGGAGGAAGCTGGCTCAGCCATCCGTACCCGGCAAAGGTGTAGGCTTAGGTCCAGCGTTGGCTcaggtgtggtgggggtgggtttGGGTGCTCATGGGACCTCCGGGAGGCCAGCCTCGCCCCCTAGGGCCGCCCGCCTGCCCTGTGGGCTCTAATAACTCCCCACTGCCTCTTTCCACAGAAATATCTTTCCCTCCAACCTGGTGTCTGCAGCCTTCCGTTCTGTGAGTTCTCCTGAGGGTTTcagggggtggggcgggcaggagggaggcagccaATCACAGGCCGtgctgcctgatttttttttggggggggaggtgCCTGGGAAAATGGCCACATGTTGGGGGTGACATTGGTGGGTCCCCGGGTGGCCTCAGAGCCCGGCTGCGTGACCCCGGGCCGGTGCCGCTGCCCCTCTCAGCCTCGGCTTCCATCTCTGGGACATTGGGGTGTTACTAGGGCTGGCTCAGTGTTTAAGGGGTGCTCGGGTAGGTTTGGGGCTCTGTGGACGGGCCTCGGGGTTGCTGGGTGACAGtcatctctcctctttctgcccCGCATGCAGTACTCCACCTCCTATGAGGAAAAGAATTTCAATGGGACCCTGGTGAAGGTGAGAGCCGGGaagagccccccccccgcccccgggcccctTGTTGCTGGCTTTTCAGTGTCGCTCTGGACCCAGCGCTGTCTGCCTCCCCTCCTAACGTTTCAGTGTGGAATTTGCTTTCAACGTGGCCGTCATTCCTTCCCTAGCTGTGGTTCTTCCCGCCTTCGGGAAATGTCTCTGCTTTGCTCCTGTTCCTCCCcacggccctggctcctggccccagcccacgCGGGGTCGGACCCCCGCCCAGCCTCCTCTGTAGCTCTTCCCAGCTCTTTCCTCCGTGGCCACGGTAGCTATCCTACATTTCCAGGCTTTGCACATTCTGTTTCCTCTCCAGAACCTTCCAGGTCCCTCGTTACCTGCTTCACCCCCTCCTGTCCTCCGAGTCTCAGCTCAGATGCCCCTTCCTCCGGGAAGCCCTACCTGACTTCTCATTCCCCAAGCTGGCACTCCTTCTTGGGCTCCCCAGTTCCAGCCCTGTCCACTCAGGATCATCCCTGGTGACCGGTCTGTGTATGGGGTTTGGGGAGGAAGGGGtccagggagctgggggcccGGGCAGTGCTCGGGATGGGCCTTGGTGACTGTGGGCTGCCTGCCTGTCCTGTGTGCTTCCCCAAAGGTGCCCGTGGGACACGAGGAGGAAGGCATGAATattctggggctggtggtgtTCGCCATCGTCTTCGGCGTGGCCCTGCGGAAGCTGGGCCCCGAGGGCGAGCCCCTCATCCGCTTCTTCAACTCCTTCAATGACGCCACCATGGTGCTGGTCtcctggatcatgtggtaggtgGGGGCCAGCGGCGTGAGACTGCTGTGGGCAAGTGACTCACCTGCTCCGTGAGGGCCACGCTGTGTTCCACGGGGGCCAGGAACCTGATGTTGGCACCTGTTGGATCTTACTGGGGGGTGACAAAAGATGGCCATGGTGTGACCACGGTGTGGCCACCGCCCAGTAAACACATCTGCATTTCACAGAGCCCTTCCTAGGCTTATgcggagagaaggagggacagcgAAAGGGCTTAGCAGGTGTGTGGGGCAGCGGTGGCTGTGGCAACTGTTAAGTGACTGACCCCAGATAGTGAGAAGGGCACATGGGCAGAGGCTGCTGgtacccctgccccagccccgcctccactCCGtctctctgatttttcttttttaaagacttatttatttatttgaaaggcggtgttacacaaagagagaaggagagacagagagagagagagagagagagagagagaggtcttccatccactggttcactccccaattggccacaatggctggagctgtgccgattgaaagccaggagcccggagcttcttctaggtctcccacacgggtacaggggcccaaggacctgggccatcttctgctgctttcccaggccacagcagagagctggattggaagtggagcaggggggtcttgaaccagtgcccatatgggatgctgcggcttcagctacaccacagcgccagcccctccctgatTCGTAGAACTTCCCTTTAGAAAGAGTCACACCCAGGAGAGCGCCTTTGGTTGCTCCTTCCTCtttgccctttttaaaaaatttattccaaaagcagagagctggaggtagagacagagagatctcccccctctggttcactccccaaatgccagcagcagccacaactgggcccagccaaagccaagaactgagaaccccatctgggtctcccgagtACCGGAGCCATCGGCTGCACCTCCCAGTGGAATCAGGAACGGTGCTGGCACGGGGACTCCAGCACGCTCGGCTGGAgaagccgggggtggggtggggagtagcGCTCGGCTGCCTGGTGCCCACCCCccatgctgctgcttcccagccgcGTGCTGCACCACACGTTACTCAGCCTtctcatgcctcagtttccccacctggaCAACAGGGTGCACAGGGCCAACCTGGAGGGGCTGCCGCCGGGCACGAGTGAGTTAGTGCCTGTGTATCCTTGGGGCAGCGCCTGCCCTATAGCATGCAGACCGTAAAGAGAGCCAGCCAATGTTTGTTGAAGGCGCTTGGCTTGTGTGATTTGCGGGCTCGGCGCACCTGCCACACCCAGATGCACAGGTGGCTGCTGGGAAAGGGGGTGCCTTCTGAGGCTCATGGGAAGGGCTGAGGAGACAGCTGCCGTGGCCTCCGCAGTCAGTGGAGACGATCTTGGCGGGGTCCTGACCTAGGGACTTCAGCACTCCTGGGAAGCTTCTCCAGGACAGGGTGGTAACtacccccccacacccaccctgagGTTTATAGATCACTTATTGTGTACAAAGATCTTTCGGCTCGTTTCCCGTGAGCTCTCGTTCTACCCTGCTCGTGTTCTGGTCCCTGCATACCAACCTGTTcctgtccatttttttaaaaaaaaggtttatttttattgaaaagcagttacagagagggagaggcagagagagagagagagagagagagaggtcttccattcactggttcactccccaaatggctgcaacagccagggctggagctgggccaaggcgaagccaggagccaggagcttcttctgggtctcccacacgggtgcaggggcccaaagacttgggccatcttctgctgctttcccaggccacagcagagagctggatgggaagtggagcagccgggatacgaaccagcgcccatatgggatgctggcactgcaggcggcggctttacccgctacgccacagcaccagcccctcctgtccaatttatttgaaaggcagagttacagagcaggagagacagaggtcttccatgtgctgattcactccccaaacagctgcaatggccagagctgggccaggccaaagccaggagcctggaccagcatccgggtctcccacataagtggcaggggcccacacactagggctgtctgctgctgccttcccaggcgcgtcagcagggagctggaagtggggcagccgggactcgaacgggcGCCCTCGTGGGATGCCGGCCGCTTCTCTCCTTGCTGCCTGGAGGACCTGCTGTGGACTGTGCCTGAGCTCGGGGAGCCTGGGGAGTGTGGGCAGGCAGGTGCCGTGGGCACCTGGTCAGGGCCGTCTGCGTCCTGCATGGCAGGTACGCCCCCGTGGGCATCTTGTTCCTGGTGGCCAGCAAGATCGTGGAGATGGACGACGTGGGCGTGCTGTTCGCCAGCCTGGGCAAATACATCCTGTGCTGCCTGCTGGGCCACGCCATCCACGGGCTCCTGGTGCTGCCGCTCATCTACTTCCTCTTCACCCGCAAGAACCCCTACCGCTTCCTCTGGGGCATCCTGACGCCGCTGGCCATGGCCTTTGGGACCTCTTCCAGGTGAGCCAAGCCGGGGGGCATGGAGTGGGCGCCGGGTGTTGGAAGAGACCCCTGTTGGGGAGACAGGACCAGGGGTCCCTGAGCCTCTCCTTTTGTTCTGTAAAAAGCCCCAAGGACACGGGAGGGGGACAAAGGCTTGGCTGGCCGGAGAACCCAGAAGCATCTCCCCAGATCCCGGCCCCTGAAAGCTGGGAGGCGTGAGGGTGGTCCGGTGGATGGGCGGGGCTCCAGCGGTGGGCGGGACCTCGGCGGTGGGCGGGGCCAGACCAGCCTTGCCCCTGCTGACCCGCAGCCTGTGCCCCGCAGCTCGGCCACGCTGCCGCTGATGATGAAGTGCGTAGAGGAGAGGAACGGCGTGGCCAAGCACATCAGCCGCTTCGTGCTGCCCATCGGGGCCACGGTCAACATGGACGGCGCGGCGCTGTTCCAGTGCGTGGCCGCCGTGTTCATTGCGCAGCTCAACCGGCAGTCGCTGGACTTCGTGAAGATCATCACCATCCTGTGAGcgccgcggggggcggggctgcggctgGGACCTCCCTTGCAGCACCAGACCCGCGGTGGGGACGAGTCCCTgaccgccccgcccccgctctgTCCTCCCCAGGGTCACGGCCACGGCGTCCAGCGTGGGGGCTGCCGGCATCCCGGCGGGAGGCGTCCTCACTCTGGC includes these proteins:
- the SLC1A5 gene encoding neutral amino acid transporter B(0) isoform X1, which codes for MNILGLVVFAIVFGVALRKLGPEGEPLIRFFNSFNDATMVLVSWIMWYAPVGILFLVASKIVEMDDVGVLFASLGKYILCCLLGHAIHGLLVLPLIYFLFTRKNPYRFLWGILTPLAMAFGTSSSSATLPLMMKCVEERNGVAKHISRFVLPIGATVNMDGAALFQCVAAVFIAQLNRQSLDFVKIITILVTATASSVGAAGIPAGGVLTLAIILEAVSLPVSEISLILAVDWLVDRSCTIINVEGDAFGAGLLQHYVDRTEQRGSEPELTQVKSEVPLGSLPAPNEEGNPLLRHSPGAAGDAGACEKESVM